One genomic window of Candidatus Pseudobacter hemicellulosilyticus includes the following:
- a CDS encoding sigma-70 family RNA polymerase sigma factor, with the protein MKEYADDTALMSGLRDGEADAFEVLFNRYWKPLYLAAFKRLHNREEAEDIVQELLASVWRRRYEIQLNNDNPVSAYLFSALRYRIISFYAGVRTERFYGDVLGKILEIKEEDYFAHLMTRELQELLQQEIDSMPDNMKQVYLLTRENDFSIKEAAMQANLSEQTVKNLITSASRRLRTRVEQYYSDQSPQTITILLLALLQ; encoded by the coding sequence ATGAAAGAATATGCAGATGATACTGCTTTGATGAGTGGGCTGCGGGATGGAGAAGCTGACGCCTTTGAAGTCCTGTTCAACCGTTACTGGAAACCGCTGTACCTGGCAGCCTTTAAGCGGCTGCACAACAGGGAGGAAGCGGAGGATATTGTACAGGAGCTCCTTGCCTCCGTCTGGCGCAGGCGCTATGAGATACAGCTCAACAATGATAATCCAGTCAGCGCCTATCTTTTCTCCGCCCTTCGTTACCGGATCATCAGTTTCTATGCCGGCGTCAGAACGGAGCGGTTCTACGGAGATGTACTGGGAAAAATACTGGAAATAAAGGAAGAGGATTATTTTGCCCACCTTATGACCCGCGAGCTGCAGGAGTTATTGCAGCAGGAAATAGACAGCATGCCGGACAATATGAAGCAGGTCTATTTATTGACGCGGGAAAATGATTTCTCCATCAAAGAGGCCGCTATGCAGGCCAATCTCTCCGAACAGACAGTCAAAAACCTCATCACCAGTGCTTCCAGGCGGCTGCGCACCAGGGTGGAACAATATTACAGCGATCAGTCTCCCCAGACCATTACTATACTGCTGCTTGCTTTGCTGCAATAG
- a CDS encoding glycoside hydrolase family 127 protein gives MLNKGFLIAVIHACWLSTAIAQAPVSLSTLPLENVKVQDGFWSPKLALWNTRTVYDVLDKLEGNYTPDRDDLVKEKKDWGRTRNAFLNFDRVAKGEKNIGTSDGPPWYDGLVYETIRGAADGLVAHPDARLEKKLDAYIDRIAAAQAADPDGFINTYTTLNCPDRRWGTNGGNDRWQHDVYNAGMLIEAGVHYYKATGKTRLLEVALRMTNYMTRVMGPAPKQNIIPAHAGPEEALLKLVQLFRNNPALKQQLTVPVQESAYASLLTFWVEQRGHYANADGSKRESFGSYNQDHTSIFEQQTIEGHAVRATLLGTAIAAMAVENNDARYINTANNYWNNMIGKRLFITGGQGAIPEDEKFGPDYFLPEAAYLETCASLGAGFFSERMNELNGAGKYIDELERVLYNNMLSSVAENGQHYHYENPLATSKHNRWAWHSCPCCPPMFLKMTGALPGFIYAQTTNDIYVNLFIGSEAWITLEKTKVLVKQETGYPWTGEVKLTIDPGQAATFGVKLRIPGWAIGKENPFDLYSSKAPGKVILRVNGKQQAVKPVDGYAVLNRKWKKGDVISLELPVEPRIVTPAREIKTLTGKLAIAAGPLVYALEGVDNPDRKEFVLPKEAALEVSYEPSLAGGVNRITGKMGQGSFTAIPFYAIGNRGSYAYRVWMNE, from the coding sequence ATGTTGAACAAAGGATTTTTGATAGCTGTGATCCATGCCTGCTGGCTGAGCACGGCTATAGCGCAGGCGCCCGTATCACTGTCAACCCTGCCACTGGAAAATGTGAAAGTGCAGGACGGTTTCTGGTCGCCCAAACTGGCTCTCTGGAATACGCGTACGGTCTATGATGTGCTGGACAAACTGGAGGGAAACTATACGCCCGACCGGGACGACCTGGTCAAAGAAAAGAAAGATTGGGGACGAACCAGGAATGCTTTCCTCAATTTTGACCGGGTAGCAAAAGGGGAAAAGAATATTGGGACGAGTGATGGACCGCCCTGGTACGATGGATTAGTGTATGAAACCATCCGCGGCGCGGCAGACGGACTGGTAGCCCATCCGGATGCCCGCCTTGAAAAAAAGCTGGATGCATACATTGACCGGATTGCCGCCGCACAGGCCGCCGATCCGGATGGTTTTATCAATACCTATACCACCCTTAACTGTCCCGACAGGAGATGGGGTACCAATGGAGGCAATGATCGCTGGCAGCATGATGTGTACAATGCCGGTATGCTGATAGAGGCTGGCGTGCATTATTATAAAGCTACCGGAAAGACCAGGCTGCTGGAAGTGGCCCTGCGGATGACCAACTACATGACCCGGGTCATGGGGCCTGCACCCAAACAAAATATTATTCCGGCCCATGCCGGCCCTGAAGAGGCTTTGCTGAAGCTGGTGCAGTTGTTCCGGAATAACCCCGCCCTGAAGCAACAGCTTACAGTGCCGGTGCAGGAGTCCGCCTATGCCAGCCTGTTGACCTTCTGGGTGGAGCAGCGGGGCCATTACGCCAATGCGGACGGCAGCAAGCGTGAGAGCTTTGGCAGTTATAACCAGGATCATACCTCCATCTTTGAGCAGCAGACCATCGAAGGCCATGCCGTTCGCGCCACCCTGCTGGGTACGGCCATTGCCGCCATGGCCGTAGAAAATAACGATGCCCGCTATATCAATACCGCCAATAATTACTGGAACAATATGATCGGTAAGCGGCTGTTCATCACCGGTGGACAAGGGGCTATCCCGGAAGATGAGAAATTCGGACCGGACTATTTTCTGCCGGAAGCTGCATACCTGGAAACCTGTGCTTCCCTGGGCGCCGGCTTTTTCAGCGAACGCATGAATGAGTTGAATGGTGCTGGTAAATACATTGATGAGCTGGAACGCGTCCTCTATAATAATATGCTGTCCAGCGTTGCCGAGAATGGGCAGCACTATCATTATGAAAATCCCCTGGCTACCAGCAAGCACAATCGCTGGGCCTGGCATAGCTGTCCCTGCTGCCCGCCCATGTTCCTCAAAATGACCGGGGCGCTGCCGGGCTTTATCTATGCGCAGACCACCAATGATATTTATGTCAACCTGTTCATTGGCAGCGAAGCCTGGATCACCCTGGAAAAAACCAAAGTGCTGGTGAAACAGGAAACCGGTTATCCCTGGACCGGTGAGGTGAAACTGACCATTGATCCTGGGCAGGCCGCCACTTTTGGAGTGAAACTGCGTATCCCCGGCTGGGCCATAGGTAAGGAAAATCCTTTCGATCTCTATTCGTCCAAAGCGCCTGGCAAGGTCATCCTGCGGGTGAATGGCAAACAGCAGGCAGTAAAGCCGGTAGATGGTTATGCAGTGCTGAACCGGAAATGGAAGAAGGGGGATGTCATCAGCCTGGAACTGCCGGTGGAGCCGCGCATTGTAACCCCGGCAAGAGAAATAAAAACATTAACAGGAAAGCTGGCTATTGCAGCAGGACCGCTGGTGTATGCACTGGAGGGAGTGGATAATCCGGACAGGAAAGAGTTTGTTCTCCCTAAAGAAGCTGCCCTGGAGGTAAGCTATGAGCCTTCATTGGCCGGTGGTGTGAACCGCATTACGGGTAAAATGGGCCAGGGATCATTTACTGCTATTCCTTTTTATGCCATCGGTAACAGGGGCAGCTATGCTTACCGGGTGTGGATGAATGAATAA
- a CDS encoding AraC family transcriptional regulator, which translates to MKIFEEKIMTGDRLFVVKEESFPYNDFPLHIHPEYELILVIRSSGKRYVGDHIAPFSPGDLCLFGPNLPHTFYNKHLPAEQEVQQIVIQFSEHCLGEGFFDMPPFKRIRTLLDRSRLGIAFHGETRQQADRIMRSMAGADEAEAIAYLISLLNLLSRTAAYELLSIQEKLSSSIQKDTERMNRIYHYLLDNFKREISLGEIAAIAHLSSSAFCRYFRKHTRKTLSEFVNELRISHACQLLQQKEMSILQICFECGYNNISYFNRQFKQQTSVSPLAYQRRASFNSVGK; encoded by the coding sequence ATGAAGATTTTTGAAGAGAAGATCATGACCGGCGACCGGCTCTTTGTGGTCAAGGAAGAATCCTTTCCTTACAATGATTTCCCTTTACATATCCATCCGGAATATGAGCTGATACTGGTGATCCGAAGCAGCGGCAAGCGCTATGTGGGCGATCATATTGCTCCTTTCTCGCCGGGCGATCTCTGTCTCTTTGGTCCCAACCTGCCGCATACATTTTACAACAAGCACCTGCCGGCCGAACAGGAAGTGCAGCAGATCGTGATCCAGTTCAGTGAACATTGCCTGGGAGAAGGCTTTTTTGATATGCCGCCCTTTAAGCGCATCAGGACCCTGCTGGACCGGTCAAGGCTGGGCATCGCTTTCCATGGCGAAACGCGCCAGCAGGCGGACAGGATCATGCGCAGCATGGCCGGGGCCGATGAAGCAGAAGCCATCGCTTACCTGATAAGCTTGTTGAATCTGCTGTCCAGAACAGCAGCATATGAGTTGTTATCGATCCAGGAAAAATTATCGTCCAGCATACAGAAGGATACAGAAAGGATGAACCGTATTTATCATTACCTGCTGGATAATTTCAAGCGGGAGATCAGCCTGGGGGAGATAGCTGCTATTGCGCACCTGTCCAGCTCCGCCTTCTGCCGGTATTTCAGAAAGCATACACGCAAGACCCTGTCGGAGTTTGTGAACGAACTGCGCATCAGTCATGCCTGCCAGCTGTTGCAGCAAAAAGAAATGAGCATCCTGCAGATATGCTTCGAATGCGGGTACAATAATATCTCTTATTTCAACCGGCAGTTCAAACAGCAGACCTCGGTATCACCACTGGCGTACCAGCGGCGGGCATCCTTTAACAGTGTGGGGAAATAG
- a CDS encoding alpha/beta fold hydrolase, whose product MKLFFLLSSLLALQAGAQTNSNPFAVVPDQPQPGSQVAITYKDKGTVLEGRKNIRAVVYHYGQWKWQATDLPLTWKDTAWVGNWQLPAGCGLITCIFTNDTITDNGGKLTYAWLLSDGKGKQQPGAFYAWGTLRNPSFAEKAPFRVDSTAYIADEVTRMWCRYEVRDHPDSRPFIFKDALGLYKKTSEDSATDDNIRKELADILRLPNLTEQAWIDALDCYSMLLQDRSAADSLETIILQKYPDGILARDKVLYSLFRETDLNKKISEFDQFITRFPPAQFAAVETANTALYYNKLFRTAVYTPIMKDSNYSNFYKYLPMVPLVELNTFYHHLVEIPYEQKMIPLKTAMLLSDTLYKQIMNHPVDGVYSPLQWPAVRNKDATITIYTHAKILMESKQYARALATVELLQPMYGYTKADYNDLTVRLLQATGKKQAIRPWLMGAAKENALSPLLLDLLKKEYIATKNRTGAGFEAWVDALKSKDKALAQQTHLKDDLINQAIAPFNLESAKGGFVDLEAQRGKIVVLDFWATWCAPCKAAMPGMQLAVNKYKADQNVAFYFIATQETKPDYKEQIKKFIAEKKYSFEVLYDGYNEESKHLDKAYGRYAKDYQLSGIPMKMIIDQQGRLRWLNTGYKGSPSALADEISFIIELLKEEASRQSGASNMEKKNQQHNPYTSEAVSFTGVDSALHFAGTLTLPAAGPITKAVVLVSGTGKQDRDGTMAGHKMFARIADTLSRNGIAVLRVDDRGTGETTGSYEDATTEDFATDALQAIEYLRTRPGLKAARIGLLGHSEGGAAAAIAAASSADVQFVISLAGLAVKGIDALLVQNRQLVAAYPDLPQYNRDRYNDINQLMFYTVYTNVNAPNLEQKLRDTFAVWKAKDDKLVDSLKIQYDHFRFPLESYVRQATGKWYRYHIAFDPAPFLSRITVPVLAIQGDKDLMLHGQSNLESWQKYAGANGKTTTRLLPNLNHLLQACSTCSASEYARLGDSPAPEVLAVIVNWLLLL is encoded by the coding sequence ATGAAACTATTTTTCTTACTCAGTAGCCTGCTGGCCCTACAGGCCGGCGCGCAGACCAACAGTAATCCATTTGCGGTGGTGCCCGATCAGCCGCAGCCCGGCAGTCAGGTGGCCATCACTTACAAGGATAAAGGCACCGTGCTGGAAGGCCGGAAAAATATCCGGGCGGTAGTGTATCATTATGGCCAGTGGAAATGGCAGGCTACCGATCTGCCGCTCACCTGGAAGGATACCGCCTGGGTCGGCAACTGGCAGCTGCCCGCAGGCTGTGGTCTGATCACCTGTATCTTTACCAATGATACCATTACAGATAACGGTGGCAAACTGACCTATGCCTGGCTGCTCTCCGATGGAAAAGGGAAGCAGCAGCCTGGCGCTTTTTATGCCTGGGGAACTTTGCGCAACCCTTCCTTTGCTGAAAAAGCGCCCTTCCGGGTAGACAGCACCGCCTACATTGCGGACGAGGTCACCCGTATGTGGTGCCGCTACGAGGTCCGGGATCATCCGGACAGCAGGCCATTTATTTTTAAGGATGCATTGGGCCTGTATAAAAAGACAAGCGAAGACTCCGCTACGGATGATAATATCCGGAAAGAACTGGCGGATATCCTTCGCCTGCCCAACCTGACCGAGCAGGCCTGGATTGATGCGCTGGATTGCTACAGCATGCTGCTGCAGGACAGGTCCGCTGCCGATTCCCTGGAAACCATTATCCTGCAAAAATATCCTGATGGCATCCTGGCCCGCGACAAAGTACTTTACTCCCTTTTCCGGGAAACCGACCTCAACAAGAAGATCAGCGAATTTGACCAGTTCATCACACGTTTCCCTCCTGCGCAATTTGCTGCTGTGGAAACGGCCAATACCGCTCTGTATTATAATAAGCTCTTTCGTACTGCGGTGTATACACCCATTATGAAGGACAGCAATTACAGTAATTTCTACAAGTACCTGCCCATGGTACCCCTGGTGGAACTCAATACTTTCTATCACCACCTGGTAGAGATACCCTATGAACAGAAGATGATCCCGCTGAAAACAGCTATGCTATTGTCGGATACCTTGTATAAACAGATCATGAACCACCCTGTGGACGGGGTGTACAGCCCATTGCAATGGCCGGCTGTGCGGAACAAAGATGCCACTATCACCATTTACACGCATGCAAAGATCCTGATGGAAAGTAAGCAGTATGCCCGCGCCCTGGCCACAGTGGAACTGCTGCAGCCCATGTACGGCTATACGAAAGCTGATTACAACGATCTCACCGTTCGCCTGCTGCAGGCTACCGGTAAGAAACAGGCTATCAGACCATGGCTGATGGGTGCGGCAAAGGAGAATGCTTTATCGCCCCTGCTGCTGGACCTGCTGAAGAAAGAATATATTGCTACAAAGAACAGGACCGGTGCAGGGTTTGAGGCCTGGGTAGATGCGCTTAAATCAAAAGATAAGGCGCTGGCCCAGCAGACCCACCTGAAAGACGACCTGATCAACCAGGCCATTGCGCCTTTCAACCTGGAAAGCGCCAAAGGCGGTTTTGTTGACCTGGAAGCGCAACGAGGTAAGATTGTGGTGCTGGATTTCTGGGCCACCTGGTGTGCGCCCTGTAAAGCCGCTATGCCCGGTATGCAGCTGGCTGTCAATAAATACAAGGCAGATCAGAACGTAGCTTTTTATTTTATTGCCACCCAGGAAACAAAGCCTGATTACAAAGAGCAGATCAAAAAATTCATTGCAGAAAAGAAATACAGTTTTGAAGTACTGTATGATGGATACAACGAGGAAAGCAAGCACCTGGACAAAGCCTATGGCCGCTACGCAAAGGATTACCAGCTCTCCGGCATTCCCATGAAGATGATCATTGACCAGCAGGGGCGTCTCCGCTGGCTCAATACCGGTTACAAAGGAAGCCCCAGTGCGTTGGCGGATGAGATCAGCTTTATCATTGAGTTGTTGAAGGAAGAAGCGTCCCGCCAAAGCGGTGCGTCAAATATGGAAAAGAAAAACCAGCAGCATAATCCTTATACCAGTGAAGCGGTCAGCTTCACTGGTGTAGATTCAGCGCTCCATTTTGCCGGGACATTGACCCTGCCTGCTGCGGGTCCCATCACCAAGGCGGTGGTGCTGGTGTCTGGAACAGGTAAGCAGGACCGGGATGGGACCATGGCCGGTCATAAGATGTTTGCGCGTATTGCGGATACATTAAGTCGTAACGGCATTGCCGTACTGCGTGTGGACGACAGGGGCACCGGTGAAACCACCGGCAGCTACGAGGATGCTACCACGGAAGATTTTGCCACTGATGCCTTGCAGGCTATAGAATACCTACGCACCCGCCCCGGGCTGAAAGCCGCACGCATCGGCCTCTTAGGGCATAGCGAGGGTGGGGCCGCCGCTGCTATTGCAGCAGCCAGCTCTGCTGATGTACAGTTTGTGATCAGCCTGGCCGGCCTGGCGGTGAAAGGCATTGATGCCCTGCTGGTGCAGAACAGGCAACTGGTTGCCGCCTACCCGGACCTGCCGCAGTATAACCGGGACCGCTACAATGATATCAACCAGCTGATGTTCTACACGGTCTATACTAATGTGAACGCTCCCAACCTGGAGCAAAAACTGCGGGATACATTTGCTGTCTGGAAAGCAAAGGATGATAAACTGGTAGACAGCCTTAAGATACAGTATGATCATTTCCGCTTCCCGCTGGAATCCTATGTGCGCCAGGCCACCGGCAAATGGTACCGTTACCATATTGCTTTTGATCCTGCTCCCTTCCTCTCCCGCATTACAGTACCGGTACTGGCTATCCAGGGCGATAAAGACCTGATGCTCCACGGCCAGTCTAACCTGGAAAGCTGGCAAAAATATGCCGGCGCCAATGGCAAAACCACAACCCGCCTGCTGCCCAACCTCAATCATCTCCTCCAGGCCTGCAGCACCTGCAGCGCTTCCGAATATGCCCGGCTGGGCGATAGTCCTGCCCCCGAAGTATTAGCAGTTATTGTTAACTGGCTCCTGTTATTGTAA
- a CDS encoding RagB/SusD family nutrient uptake outer membrane protein, with protein sequence MKFVKFIIPALVALTGCQKYVDIKTQGQLVPGATENYRYLLNDNYTFEQWVRLPDIASDDIHIKDQTQMDQLLAFSSYLYYTNTYTWQNAIYTVPGDTDPDWDRMYKVIYNANLIITETPGSTGGTEAEKAEIIAEAKVHRADAYLTLVNMYAKPYNAGSAATDPGVPLLTTPTMDAPLTRNPVATVYEQILADLSSAYPVLPPTNTFKILPSKAAAFALLARTHLYMSNAAEAGRWADSALKIQNTLNDLATLSTFDYPVRLSDPELILSRLAGESYTYGPRVLRLSDSLLNLLGTDDLRYTFFTTAGTDFDASFTGRFFNKERIGNWETRNIGPSVPEMMLIKAEALARAGDATGALTLVNNLRRKRFTADTYTAITAANAQEALVEVIKEKQRELFCRGLRWYDMRRLKDEPAFSHTITREFNGNTYTLAPNSNRYVFPIADYYRTFNPGITNNP encoded by the coding sequence ATGAAATTTGTCAAATTCATCATACCTGCCCTGGTGGCCCTTACCGGCTGCCAGAAATATGTGGACATCAAAACCCAGGGCCAGCTGGTGCCCGGGGCCACCGAGAACTATCGCTACCTGCTCAATGACAACTATACCTTTGAGCAGTGGGTACGCCTGCCGGATATTGCTTCGGATGATATCCATATTAAGGACCAGACGCAGATGGACCAGCTGCTGGCTTTCTCCAGCTATCTCTATTACACCAATACCTACACCTGGCAGAATGCTATCTACACCGTGCCCGGGGATACGGATCCCGACTGGGACCGGATGTATAAAGTGATCTACAATGCCAACCTGATCATCACTGAAACACCGGGTAGCACCGGTGGTACCGAAGCTGAGAAGGCGGAGATCATTGCCGAAGCCAAAGTACACCGGGCTGATGCCTATCTGACCCTGGTGAACATGTACGCCAAGCCCTACAATGCGGGCAGCGCTGCCACTGATCCGGGCGTTCCCCTGCTCACTACACCCACCATGGATGCCCCACTGACCAGGAATCCCGTGGCTACTGTGTATGAGCAGATCCTGGCTGATCTGAGTTCGGCATATCCTGTTCTGCCGCCTACCAATACCTTTAAGATCCTGCCTTCAAAAGCGGCTGCTTTTGCGCTGCTGGCAAGAACGCACCTGTACATGAGTAATGCCGCAGAAGCAGGCAGGTGGGCCGATAGCGCGCTGAAGATCCAGAATACGCTGAACGATCTGGCCACACTGTCCACTTTTGATTATCCCGTCCGCCTCAGTGATCCCGAGCTCATCCTGTCCCGGCTGGCCGGCGAGTCCTATACCTATGGACCAAGAGTGTTGCGCCTCAGCGATTCCCTGCTGAACCTGCTGGGCACGGACGACCTGCGCTATACCTTTTTCACTACTGCCGGTACTGATTTTGACGCCAGCTTCACCGGTCGTTTCTTCAATAAAGAACGCATCGGCAACTGGGAGACCCGAAATATCGGACCTTCTGTTCCCGAGATGATGCTCATCAAAGCCGAGGCCCTGGCCCGGGCGGGCGATGCCACCGGGGCGCTCACCCTGGTGAACAACCTGCGCCGCAAACGGTTTACAGCAGATACGTATACAGCTATCACCGCTGCCAATGCCCAAGAAGCGCTGGTGGAAGTGATCAAAGAAAAACAACGGGAGCTTTTCTGTCGTGGCCTGCGCTGGTACGATATGCGCCGCCTGAAGGATGAGCCGGCTTTCAGCCATACTATTACCCGTGAATTCAACGGGAACACCTATACGCTGGCGCCCAATAGCAACCGCTATGTATTCCCCATTGCTGATTACTACCGGACCTTCAATCCCGGTATCACCAATAATCCCTGA